The segment ATGACGGCCGGGTCGTGCAGCTCGCGGTCGGCGGCCTGGGCGAGTTGGTCGGCCACCCAGACCACTCCCCGCACCGGGGCGAGCGGCAGGGTGAGCACTCCGCTGATCAGCCCCATGTCAGCCGCCCGCTCTTCCCGCGAGCACCTGCGGCTCCAGGAAGCTGTAGCAGGGCAGCGGCCCCGCCACCCGCAGGGCGACGCGCTCGCGCCGGTCCTCGGCGAGCCGCTCCGCCTCCGCGGCGAATTCGGCACTGTCACTCCGGTCCACCAGGAACGACATATTGAGCTGGCACCCGGATACCTCCGGCCCGGGGCGGACCGCATGAGCCCAGGGCTTCAGCTCGCGCACGATTTCCTGGCCCGCTTCGGCGGCCCGGCGGGACAGCGCGGTCGCCACCGCTTCTCCCAGCCGCATATTGGCCTCGTAGCTCGGCCGCCGGTGCACCTCTTCGCGCAGCCCGCGGATGGTGGCGTCGCCTTTGACGAGCGCGGCGAGCGAGTCGTCGGCCGGCATCGCCTTGACGTTGATCTCGACCCGGCCCGCGAGGCTCTCCAGCGCCGCCAGATGGCGTTCCTCGTCGTCGGCCAGCTGACGGCGGATCACCGTCTCGTCGGGCGCCACCATGCCGAATCGCATCGGCAGGACCGGCCCGCGTTCGGACAGGGCCAGCAGCAGCTCCTGATGCGCCAGCAGGTCGCGACGGCGGGCCCGCAGCTTCGGCGGCGCCTGGCTCACGACCGCGGCGACCCGCCCCTCCTCGATCTTCTCCACGACGCCGGGCGGATCCCCGACTCCGCCCACATGCGAGGGCAGCGGGCGATCGGTCCGGATGATGCCGTAAACGTAGATACCGTCGTCCGTCACGGGTCATTCCTCCTCTGCGCGCCGCCGCCGGGAAGCGGCTCCGGACCGGGCGGAACTGCGCCGCCGCCGCTGCGGCTGCGCTTCCTCGTCCGCATCGTCATCCCCGTCATCGCCCTTGCCCACCGCCGAACGGACGGTTTCGCCCACGGATTTGGCGGCGTCTTTCACCTTGCGCTTTCCGATGCTTTTGGCGGCCTGGCCGCTGAAGAGTTCGGGAACGGTGACACTTCCCGAATCCCGCTCCAGATCCAGCCGATTGCACGCCTCCGCGAAACGCAGGTAGGTATCCACGCTGGCGACCACGATGCGGGCATCAATCTTCAGAATCTCGATCCCGACCAGGGACACCCGTATGAACACATCGATGACCATCCCGCGGTCCAGGATGAGCTCCATCACGTCGTACAACGTGCCGGCCCTGGGCGGGCAGGGAATTACCTCTCCGGACAGGCCGGTATAGGTCGACATGCTCATCTGGGGTGCCCTTTCAGCTGGTCGGGGCGGCGCTCACTGGTCGGCCGCACCTCGTCGATAGCGGTGGGTCCGGTAGTACTCGCGCAGTTCGCCCTCGTTGTCGAGCCTTACCTCGTACGTCGCGAGAAGGCTCGTGGTGTCCGGGATCCGCGCCAGCTCCAGCACATCCACCACGACACACCAGCCGTCATCGGTCCGCCGGACCGCCGAAACCCCTTCGGTCCGGTGGCTGATCACGCTCTGCAGCAATTCGGCGGCGCGCTGCGCCACCTCCGCCGGAGTGTTCTCCGGCGTCGATTTCCGTTTACGGGCAGCCGTGGACGACCGCACCCGCGTGCGGGATTGCTCTGCCATACCCCAAGTCTCATCGTCTGCCTGCCCCGCGCATCCTGAGCGGGCCCAATCTGATCAGGCACCGTGGTGAGGGTGGCGCCGGGTGACGGCCAGGATGGCCATGTCGTCCTCGTGGTCGCCCTCGGTCCAGCGGCCGACATCCTTGGTCACGGCCTCCACCAGCGCCTCGGGGTCCGTGAACCGCCGGCCCAGGCGCCCCGAGCACACCGGGTCGTAGAAGGCGCCCCGCTTGTCCCGCGCCTCGGTGACCCCGTCCGTGATCAGCAGCAGCGAGGCTCCCGGGGGCAGTCGCACCCCGTCGACCGGTACGGAGGCCGCCGGCGCGAGGTCGCCCAGTCCCACCCCGAGGGGCAGCTGAGGGATGGTCGGGTCCAGCCGTACGAGCTGTCCGCCGTGCACCAGATACGGGGGCGGATGCCCACGGTTCACCAGGCTCAGCATCTCGCCGTCGGCGGAGACCTCGGCCAGCACGGCGGTGGTGAAGCCCTCACTGGAGATCACCGGCCCGCTCCGGGCCGCGGCCCTGGCCAGCGCCTCGTCCAACCGCTGCCCCAGCGAGTTCAGGGTGGCGGCGTATTGGGCCTCCTGACGGAACGCACCGAGCGCCACCGACACCGCGGCGACGGCCTTGATGCCTTTGCCCCGCACATCGCCGATGATCATCCGTACCCCGAACGGCGTCTCCTGCACCGCGTAGAAATCACCGCCGATCCGCGCCTCGGCCTGCGCCGCGGTGTACCCGGCTGCCACGGCCAGCGGCCCGGCCTCCTTCGGCGGGTCCGGAAGCACCGCCCGCTGGACCGCCTCCGCGACATCCCTGGCCAACGCCAGATCCCGGCCCTGCCGCACGATGAGCCGGTTCACCCCGAGCGCCAGCACCCCGATCAGGCCGACCACCGCCAGATCCACCAACAGCGGCGTCGCCGGACGCCCCCGCTCGATGTCCAGAGCCACCGAGACCACACAGGTGACACACACGACGGCGAGCGCGGAACGGAAGGTGAGCGTGGCCCCGGCGACGAGCGGTGCCGCGGCCAGCAGCGGGAGCCCCATATACGGCTCGGGCGCGAAAAGGTTCAGCAGCACGCCGGCCAGGAGGGCCAGCGCCGCGAGTATCCAGGGCACCTTCGCCAGCGTGGGTTGCAGGCCATTCACAGCGCATCTCCTGCTGCCGGACCGCGCCCGCGACGCGGAAACCGGCGGACGGTGTGCCACACCGCCAGGTGAGTCATTCCGATGGCTTCACATATACGCCTTGTGAGCCGGATGTGCTCGTTACGAGCGGCTCCTGGCCGGGGGCCGGGGCGGGGCCGGGGGCTTCGGACTGGCTGGATCCGGACGGCGGGTCGCGGGGGCCCGAACGCTCTTGCCCGTGGTGACCACCACCTGGCCGGGCAAGGCGCCGGAGCCAGGCCCGGGGCCAGGGCCAGGGCCAGGGCCGGCGGAGGAGAACCGCTGACCGGGACGGCTCGCCCCGTCCGGCTCGTGATGCCTGGTGCCTCTAGCCGGCCGCCGCCCCGCGCGGCGAGGGCGCGGAGAACCAGCGCAGGCCCGGTGTGGTCGTACCGACCAGGGCGACCGCTCCGATGCACAGCAGACCGCCGCTGACCAGGGCCGTCGTGCCTGACGTGGCGTCCGCGACGAGGCCGCCGCGCAGGTTGCCGAGGTCCGGTCCGGCCTGCCCGACGATCTGTTCTGCGGCGCTGACCCGGCCGAGCAGTTCGTCGGGGGTGTGCAGTTGCACGAGGGTGCTGCGGGAGACGACGGAAACGGTGTCGGCGGCACCCGCCAGAGCCAGGAAGGCGAGGCCGGCCCAGGGGTCGGCCGACAGGCCGAACAGGGCGAGGGCCGCGCCCCAGGTGGCCGAGCCGGCGAGCATGACGAGACCGGGGCGGGAGAGGCGGGTGAAGCTCCCGGCGAAGAGGGATGCGGCGACCCCGCCGACGGCCACGGCGGTCAGGAAGAGTCCGAGGGTGCGGGGGTCGTCGCCGAAGCGTTCCGCGTTGACCTGGGGGAACAGGCTGACCGGCATCGACAGCACGGTGGTGGCCAGGTCCGTGAGGAGCGCGCCGCGGATGACGGGAGCGCGGACCAGGAAGGCGAGGCCGTCCGCCACGCCGCGCAGACCGGGCCGGGCGGGCTCGTCGCCGGGGCTCATCCGGGGCAGGCCGAACGCCCCATAGAACGCGGCGGCGAAGGTGAGGGCGTCGATCAGATAGCAGCCGCCGACGCCCAGCAGGCCCAGGATCAGCCCGCCCAGTGCCGGGCCCGCCAGCATGGCGCCCTGAAAGGAGATCCGGTTCAACGCCACCCCGGCTGCGCGCTGTTCCTCCGGCAGCAGACGCGGAATGAAGGTACGGGAAGCCGGAGCGCTGCCGGCCGTGAAGCAGGACTGCACCGCGACCAGTAACAGCACCGCCGCGGTCGGAAACTGCCCGACGAGCCCTTGCAGGGCGAGCAGGGACACACACCCGGCCTGGCCGGCGGTCATGATCAGGTAGAACTTCCGCCGGTCCACGCGGTCGACGAGCGACCCGATGAAGAGGCCGAGCACGATGAGGGGGACGGCCTGGGCCAGGCCGACGGCCCCGGTCCAGACGGTGCTGTGGGTCGTCTGCCAGACCTGGTACATCACGGCGACCAGGGTCATCTGCCCGCCGAGCCGGGAGAGCGCCTGGCCGAACCACAGCCGCCGGAACGGTGCCGACCGCCGCAGCGGCGTCACATCGAGCAGGGCGTGCTTCACTCCCATGCGGGGTCCGCGGTCAGCTTCTCGGCGATCCGGTCGTGGAAGCTCTTGTGCGCGAGCAGCTGCTCGATGTCGGCGACGACCCGGGTCAGCGGATAGGGGAGCTCGGCCTCGATCTCGGCGACGGCCGCCTCGGTGGCGCGCCACTCCGCGGCCAGCCGTCCGACGATGCCGCGGGCCCGGTCCGTGAGCGCCACCTTCTTGCTGCGCGCATCGTCGCCCGGCACGGTCTCCACCCAGCCGGCCGCGCGCATCGCGGCCACCTTCTGGCTGAGTGCGGAGTGCGTCCGGCCGACCGACTCGGCCAGTGCGGTGATGGTCATCGGTCCGCGGGCGTGGAGCCGGAGCAGCTCCAGGACGAAGCTCGGCTTGAGCCCGGTGATCCGTTCCTCGGTGT is part of the Streptomyces platensis genome and harbors:
- a CDS encoding gas vesicle protein GvpG, with product MGLISGVLTLPLAPVRGVVWVADQLAQAADRELHDPAVIRARLAALNQEYEAGHLGNAAFEREEDQLLDLLYES
- a CDS encoding GvpL/GvpF family gas vesicle protein gives rise to the protein MTDDGIYVYGIIRTDRPLPSHVGGVGDPPGVVEKIEEGRVAAVVSQAPPKLRARRRDLLAHQELLLALSERGPVLPMRFGMVAPDETVIRRQLADDEERHLAALESLAGRVEINVKAMPADDSLAALVKGDATIRGLREEVHRRPSYEANMRLGEAVATALSRRAAEAGQEIVRELKPWAHAVRPGPEVSGCQLNMSFLVDRSDSAEFAAEAERLAEDRRERVALRVAGPLPCYSFLEPQVLAGRAGG
- the gvpJ gene encoding gas vesicle protein GvpJ, yielding MSTYTGLSGEVIPCPPRAGTLYDVMELILDRGMVIDVFIRVSLVGIEILKIDARIVVASVDTYLRFAEACNRLDLERDSGSVTVPELFSGQAAKSIGKRKVKDAAKSVGETVRSAVGKGDDGDDDADEEAQPQRRRRSSARSGAASRRRRAEEE
- a CDS encoding gas vesicle protein; translated protein: MAEQSRTRVRSSTAARKRKSTPENTPAEVAQRAAELLQSVISHRTEGVSAVRRTDDGWCVVVDVLELARIPDTTSLLATYEVRLDNEGELREYYRTHRYRRGAADQ
- a CDS encoding PP2C family protein-serine/threonine phosphatase, which codes for MNGLQPTLAKVPWILAALALLAGVLLNLFAPEPYMGLPLLAAAPLVAGATLTFRSALAVVCVTCVVSVALDIERGRPATPLLVDLAVVGLIGVLALGVNRLIVRQGRDLALARDVAEAVQRAVLPDPPKEAGPLAVAAGYTAAQAEARIGGDFYAVQETPFGVRMIIGDVRGKGIKAVAAVSVALGAFRQEAQYAATLNSLGQRLDEALARAAARSGPVISSEGFTTAVLAEVSADGEMLSLVNRGHPPPYLVHGGQLVRLDPTIPQLPLGVGLGDLAPAASVPVDGVRLPPGASLLLITDGVTEARDKRGAFYDPVCSGRLGRRFTDPEALVEAVTKDVGRWTEGDHEDDMAILAVTRRHPHHGA
- a CDS encoding MFS transporter; this translates as MGVKHALLDVTPLRRSAPFRRLWFGQALSRLGGQMTLVAVMYQVWQTTHSTVWTGAVGLAQAVPLIVLGLFIGSLVDRVDRRKFYLIMTAGQAGCVSLLALQGLVGQFPTAAVLLLVAVQSCFTAGSAPASRTFIPRLLPEEQRAAGVALNRISFQGAMLAGPALGGLILGLLGVGGCYLIDALTFAAAFYGAFGLPRMSPGDEPARPGLRGVADGLAFLVRAPVIRGALLTDLATTVLSMPVSLFPQVNAERFGDDPRTLGLFLTAVAVGGVAASLFAGSFTRLSRPGLVMLAGSATWGAALALFGLSADPWAGLAFLALAGAADTVSVVSRSTLVQLHTPDELLGRVSAAEQIVGQAGPDLGNLRGGLVADATSGTTALVSGGLLCIGAVALVGTTTPGLRWFSAPSPRGAAAG
- a CDS encoding MarR family winged helix-turn-helix transcriptional regulator, with the protein product MADNPTFDPTEQTLWRPLRLLQAAMDADIARLYTEERITGLKPSFVLELLRLHARGPMTITALAESVGRTHSALSQKVAAMRAAGWVETVPGDDARSKKVALTDRARGIVGRLAAEWRATEAAVAEIEAELPYPLTRVVADIEQLLAHKSFHDRIAEKLTADPAWE